The DNA sequence CTGCAATGGGGCCCGGCGCCGGGGCCGTGCCGGCGGGGGCGGGGTCAGCGGGCAGGGGTTGGCTCACTACCTGGCGGGCCGCGGTATCGGCGGCGGGGGCCATTGCGGGGGCAGGGGCCGGGCGGCGCAGGGCGGGGGCCGCGTTGGGCGGGGCCCCCAGCTGGCGCGGGCCATCGTCTTGGGCCTGGGCCCGGGCGGTAGCGCCCAGCACGAGCAGAGAAGCGAAGAAAACCGTAAGTTTCATGCGGCAAGAAGCAAAAGAAATGCGAGGGGCCCGCAGCCGGTGGGGTCCTGCGGGGCAAACCACGGCCCCGGGCCAGAAATTCCCGGGCCCCAGGCCAAGGCGGCCGGCCTTACTTTAGCAGGTGCTCCAGCAGGCTCAGGCTGTCGATGAGGTCGGAGCTGGTTTCGAAATCGAGGGGCTTGAGGATGTAGCCGTGCACGCCCAGGGCCTCGGTGGCGGCGCGGTCGGCGTCCATGCCCGAGGTGGTGGTGACGAACACCGGGATGTCGCGCAGCGCGGGGTCAGCGCGCAGTTCGGCCAGGAACTCGACGCCGTTCATGCGGGGCATGTTCAGGTCGAGCAAGATGACCTCGGGCAGGGGCCTTAGGGCGGTTTGGCCCTGGCGGCCCAGCAGTAGGTCGAGGGCCTCCTCGCCGTTGAAGGCCGTGTGCAGGGTGTGGGGCACGCTGAAGCGGGCGAAGGATTTCTGCGCCGTCATCGTGTCAAAAATATCGTCTTCAATCAGCAGTACGGAGCGCATGGCGGAGGAATTTTAAGGGAAAGAAAAAGCCAAACAATGGGGGCCCGATGAACCCGCCCGCTGGCTACAGCAGTTCTCAGGTTTATGTACACCTTCGGCAGTAATTAAAAATGATGGTGGTGGTCTAAAACGGGGTGATCCAGCAACTTTTTCCGTTGTCGAACCACTCTTATGATGACCCGGAGCTGCTGTTATTTGGCAAGAGTGGCCCTACGAAGCCCTTCGGGTAATTTGCCGTACCATCCTGTTTTATACCACCGCCATTATTTTTAATTGTATACGGAAACCGCCTAGGACGAGAGCACCGGGGCCGGGCACAGCGTTGCACCAGGCCCCGGCGGCCGGGCGGCCGGCGCGGGGGCCTCGGCTTCCTTGGGCCAGGTAAAAATAAAGGTTGCGCCCTGCCCCCGCGTCGATTCCACGCGCACGCTACCGGGCTGCTCCTCCACCAGCTTCTTCACGATGCTGAGGCCGATGCCGGTGCTTTCGGCGGCGGTGTGGCGCTCGCGCAGGGTTTGGAAGAGCTGGAAAATCTTCTGGTGGTGGGCCGCGGCAATGCCCGGGCCATCGTCGGTCACCGCAAACTCGTAGTGGTTGCCCGCGTCGCGGCTGTGCACGGTAATATGGCCCCCGGGGCCCTCGTGATGCTTCACGGCGTTGTCGAGCAGGTTGGTGAACACCTGCTGCAAGCCTAGCCGGTCGGTGCGGAAGGTGGGCAGGTCGGCGGGCAGGTCCAGCACGAAGCCGGGTGGCACCACCAGCTCGGCGGCTTCGCGCAGCAGGGCCCCCACG is a window from the Hymenobacter nivis genome containing:
- a CDS encoding response regulator yields the protein MRSVLLIEDDIFDTMTAQKSFARFSVPHTLHTAFNGEEALDLLLGRQGQTALRPLPEVILLDLNMPRMNGVEFLAELRADPALRDIPVFVTTTSGMDADRAATEALGVHGYILKPLDFETSSDLIDSLSLLEHLLK